One genomic region from Haloterrigena gelatinilytica encodes:
- the trkA gene encoding Trk system potassium transporter TrkA yields MYDCFRLSNTGSQMILIIGAGSVGSNLAADLAESNDVVVIDRNADLVDELRSRHDVTGVVGDGRSASTLREAGIDRAEIVVASTDSDAANVMVCNAAKQAGDPRTIARVKEVGLFETWQSLDEGLGVDTMLCIDKLAAEAVVRTIALPGAHAVDTFADDQVEVAEFEIGEDTPITGQRVAEADRYASATFAAILRDDDVIIPTGETVIRSGDCVVVIGSLASISRFAADVSAQPPLKSEDDIVVVGGDVLGYQIAQQFEARGWTPEIVERDPEQATQLTTRLRRSSVAETDVTNIGGFNPNVLTGADLVVGTVDDNTNYLLAQLAREFDVARTAAVVDNPEVVDLFEETGLDVIVHPEDIIVSEILRTIYEPGPKEVSVLGHDDAEVLEVVVDSESALAGKALRDVTDQLPSGIVIGAIVRNEQLQIPRGNKIIQTGDRVIAFVDASVAAEVAELI; encoded by the coding sequence ATTTACGACTGCTTCCGACTCAGTAATACGGGATCACAGATGATTCTCATCATCGGTGCCGGGAGCGTCGGATCGAATTTGGCCGCTGACCTCGCGGAATCCAATGATGTGGTCGTCATCGACCGAAACGCGGATCTGGTCGATGAGCTTCGTTCACGACACGACGTGACCGGGGTCGTCGGCGACGGTCGCTCGGCGTCGACGCTCCGGGAGGCGGGCATCGATCGGGCGGAGATCGTCGTCGCGAGCACCGACAGCGACGCGGCGAACGTCATGGTCTGCAACGCGGCCAAGCAGGCCGGCGATCCGCGCACCATCGCCCGCGTCAAGGAAGTCGGGTTGTTCGAGACCTGGCAGTCGCTCGACGAGGGACTCGGCGTCGACACGATGCTGTGTATCGATAAGCTCGCGGCCGAAGCCGTCGTTCGGACGATCGCGCTTCCGGGCGCCCACGCCGTCGACACCTTCGCCGACGACCAAGTGGAGGTCGCCGAGTTCGAAATCGGAGAGGACACGCCGATAACCGGCCAGCGCGTCGCGGAGGCGGATCGCTACGCGTCGGCGACGTTCGCGGCGATCCTCCGGGACGACGACGTCATCATCCCGACCGGGGAGACCGTGATCCGGTCGGGGGACTGCGTCGTCGTGATCGGCAGTCTCGCCAGCATCAGCCGCTTCGCGGCGGACGTTTCCGCTCAGCCGCCGTTGAAATCCGAAGACGACATCGTGGTCGTCGGCGGCGACGTGCTGGGCTACCAGATCGCACAGCAGTTCGAGGCCCGGGGCTGGACGCCGGAAATCGTCGAGCGCGATCCGGAGCAGGCGACGCAGTTGACGACCCGACTCCGACGTTCGTCGGTCGCGGAGACCGACGTGACGAACATCGGCGGCTTCAACCCCAACGTGTTAACCGGCGCCGATCTGGTCGTCGGCACGGTCGACGATAACACGAACTACCTCCTGGCGCAGTTGGCCAGGGAGTTCGACGTCGCCAGAACCGCGGCCGTCGTCGACAACCCCGAGGTCGTCGACCTCTTCGAGGAAACCGGCCTCGACGTGATCGTCCACCCCGAAGACATCATCGTCAGCGAGATCCTCCGGACCATTTACGAGCCGGGACCGAAGGAAGTCAGCGTCCTTGGACACGACGACGCCGAAGTGCTCGAGGTCGTCGTCGACTCGGAGAGCGCTCTCGCCGGGAAAGCCCTCCGGGACGTTACCGACCAGCTTCCGTCCGGGATCGTGATCGGCGCGATCGTCCGCAACGAGCAGCTGCAGATCCCGCGGGGCAACAAGATCATCCAAACCGGCGACCGGGTCATCGCGTTCGTCGACGCTTCCGTCGCCGCCGAGGTCGCCGAACTGATCTGA
- a CDS encoding outer membrane protein assembly factor BamB family protein — protein sequence MTRAGANRSRGRRPTAGPRPTERWRDDPEDAAIEAAPAVVGETVAVGLDDGSVAALALEDGRERWRFETGGPVRAAPAVADERVVVGSADGAVYAIDAESGERAWRYQTDGRVETSPVVADGVVYACSDDLHAIDAENGRPVWTAALEGECSGPTVADDAVYVATGDRLHSLATADGGRRWERTFEAPIGAPPAVADGTVYVASGETLLALSSADGSRRFRFDTGARIETPPAVSSADGTVYATSSDGSLYAVETARGTARWRVDVGTAATGPAVVGEAVYLATEDGRLLALTAGDGRRRWRLERESTPAAMIASSATLWLIDDGIAALGGGRSSLTESLSGLFTRFGGDS from the coding sequence ATGACGCGGGCCGGCGCGAACCGGTCGCGCGGTCGGCGGCCGACCGCTGGGCCGCGCCCGACCGAACGCTGGCGCGACGATCCCGAAGACGCCGCGATCGAAGCCGCGCCGGCGGTCGTCGGCGAGACGGTCGCCGTCGGTCTCGACGACGGCAGCGTCGCCGCGCTGGCCCTCGAGGACGGGCGCGAGCGCTGGCGGTTCGAAACCGGCGGCCCGGTCAGGGCCGCGCCCGCGGTCGCCGACGAGAGGGTCGTCGTCGGCAGCGCCGACGGCGCCGTCTACGCGATCGACGCCGAGAGCGGCGAGCGCGCGTGGCGCTACCAGACCGACGGTCGCGTCGAGACGTCGCCGGTCGTCGCCGACGGCGTCGTCTACGCCTGTAGCGACGACCTCCACGCGATCGACGCCGAGAACGGTCGCCCGGTCTGGACGGCCGCCCTCGAGGGCGAGTGCTCCGGGCCGACGGTCGCCGACGATGCGGTCTACGTCGCCACCGGCGATCGACTGCACTCGCTCGCGACGGCCGACGGGGGCCGACGCTGGGAACGCACCTTCGAGGCCCCCATCGGCGCGCCGCCGGCGGTCGCCGATGGCACGGTCTACGTCGCCAGCGGCGAGACGCTGCTGGCGCTGTCGAGCGCCGACGGCTCGCGGCGGTTCCGGTTCGACACCGGGGCGCGGATCGAGACGCCGCCGGCGGTCTCGAGCGCCGACGGCACCGTCTACGCGACCAGTTCCGACGGGAGCCTCTACGCCGTCGAGACGGCCCGCGGCACCGCGCGCTGGCGGGTCGACGTCGGGACGGCGGCGACGGGGCCCGCGGTCGTCGGCGAGGCGGTCTATCTGGCGACCGAGGACGGGCGGCTGCTCGCGCTGACGGCCGGCGACGGACGCCGGCGCTGGCGACTCGAACGCGAGTCGACTCCCGCGGCGATGATCGCCTCGAGCGCGACGCTGTGGCTTATCGACGACGGTATCGCGGCGCTCGGTGGCGGTCGCTCGTCCCTGACGGAGTCGCTCTCCGGGCTGTTCACTCGATTCGGCGGCGACTCCTAA